One part of the Sulfolobus tengchongensis genome encodes these proteins:
- a CDS encoding ATP-binding protein: MFIDLIIILTGVRRIGKTSLLLVALHESKIPYIILDARKLRENYALKDLYSLLSEALSSSLDKLKDVLRKIRGISIMGNYVEISWRGRSYVSLADLFDHLNEKRIIIAIDEAQRLRGPLSKEIKNAIAHAYDYDRNLTFILTGSEIGLLHDFLDVEDNSSPLYSRYCYEIKLERFKESLSKEFLKRGFEEFKLKVDDAVVSEIVKTFDGIPGWLTLAGNYYLARRSVEQVKEMSIRLAVNEIENLIESKRKISEITSRRYREALKCISEGANSWSKLHECVSEKEGTTISYSVLDNILRQLENMSIISSYEFLDPVYKEA, encoded by the coding sequence ATCTTCATAGACCTTATAATTATCCTTACTGGAGTTAGAAGAATTGGAAAAACGTCACTTCTTTTAGTTGCACTTCACGAGAGTAAGATACCTTATATAATCTTAGACGCTAGAAAGTTAAGGGAGAATTACGCTCTAAAGGACCTTTATTCTCTACTTTCTGAAGCCCTTTCATCTTCTCTTGACAAATTAAAGGATGTTCTGAGAAAAATTAGGGGTATTAGTATAATGGGAAATTACGTGGAGATCTCATGGAGGGGAAGAAGTTACGTTTCCCTAGCTGACTTATTTGATCATTTGAATGAGAAGAGAATAATAATAGCAATAGATGAGGCTCAAAGACTCAGAGGACCCTTATCAAAAGAAATAAAGAATGCAATAGCTCACGCTTACGATTACGATAGAAATTTAACGTTTATTTTAACTGGCTCAGAAATCGGCCTTCTTCATGATTTCCTAGATGTAGAAGATAATTCTTCACCACTTTACTCCAGATATTGCTATGAAATTAAACTGGAGAGATTTAAAGAAAGTTTAAGTAAAGAGTTTCTTAAAAGGGGATTTGAGGAATTTAAACTTAAGGTTGATGACGCAGTTGTTAGTGAAATTGTGAAAACCTTCGATGGCATACCAGGTTGGCTAACTTTAGCGGGAAATTACTATTTAGCGAGAAGGAGTGTCGAACAGGTTAAGGAGATGAGCATAAGATTAGCAGTTAATGAGATTGAAAATTTGATAGAAAGTAAGAGAAAAATATCCGAAATAACTTCTAGAAGATATAGGGAAGCTTTAAAGTGTATCAGTGAGGGAGCAAATAGTTGGAGCAAACTTCATGAATGTGTAAGTGAAAAAGAAGGTACTACAATCTCTTATAGTGTATTAGACAACATTCTTCGTCAATTAGAGAATATGAGTATAATATCAAGCTATGAATTCTTAGATCCCGTTTATAAGGAGGCGTAA